Proteins from a genomic interval of Spea bombifrons isolate aSpeBom1 chromosome 4, aSpeBom1.2.pri, whole genome shotgun sequence:
- the TSPAN3 gene encoding tetraspanin-3: protein MGQCGLISSKTVLVFLNLIFWAAAGILCYVGAYVFITYDDYSHFFEDVYTLFLGVTIIAVGGLLFIIGLIGCCATIRESRCGLVTFVMILLLVFVTEVVVVVFGYIYRAKVNDEVNKSITTVFNDYNSSSPDSTSRAIDYIQRQLHCCGIHNYSDWEKTPWFIETKNNSVPLSCCKISAFNCTGSMNTPGDLYSEGCEALVVEMLKDIMMYVIWAALAFAAIQLMGMLCACIVLCRRTQDPAYELLITGGTYA, encoded by the exons ATGGGGCAGTGCGGGTTGATCTCCTCTAAGACCGTGTTGGTCTTTCTGAACCTAATTTTCTGG GCTGCTGCAGGCATCTTATGCTACGTTGGAGCCTATGTCTTCATCACGTACGATGATTACAGTCACTTTTTCGAAGATGTATATACCTTATTTCTTGGAGTCACTATCATAGCTGTCGGGGGGCTGTTATTCATCATTGGCTTGATTGGTTGTTGTGCCACGATTAGAGAAAGCCGGTGCGGATTGGTGACG TTCGTCATGATCCTGCTGCTGGTCTTCGTGACTGAAGTTGTTGTGGTTGTTTTTGGCTACATCTACAGAGCCAAG GTGAATGATGAGGTTAATAAGAGCATTACCACTGTGTTCAACGACTATAATAGTTCTTCACCTGATTCTACCAGCCGTGCAATTGACTACATCCAGAGACAG CTTCATTGCTGTGGAATCCATAACTATTCAGACTGGGAGAAGACGCCATGGTTTATTGAAACCAAGAACAACAGTGTCCCTTTGAGCTGCTGCAAAATCAGTGCCTTCAACTGCACTGGCAGCATGAACACACCCGGAGACTTGTATTCTGAG GGCTGTGAGGCACTGGTTGTTGAGATGTTAAAAGACATAATGATGTATGTAATTTGGGCAGCACTGGCATTTGCTGCTATTCAG CTTATGGGCATGCTGTGTGCCTGCATTGTGCTGTGCAGAAGGACTCAGGATCCAGCTTACGAACTTCTGATAACTGGTGGCACC